Proteins from one Hyperolius riggenbachi isolate aHypRig1 chromosome 2, aHypRig1.pri, whole genome shotgun sequence genomic window:
- the NAA50 gene encoding N-alpha-acetyltransferase 50 isoform X2, whose protein sequence is MKGRIELGDVTPHNIKQLKRLNQVIFPVSYNDKFYKDVLEVGELAKLAYFNDIAVGAVCCRVDHSQNQKRLYIMTLGCLAPYRRLGIGTKMLNHVLNICEKDGTFDNIYLHVQISNESAIDFYRKFGFEIIETKKNYYKRIEPADAHVLQKNLKISSSASSNADVQKSEN, encoded by the exons CCGCATCGAGTTGGGAGATGTGACTCCACACAACATTAAACAGCTAAAGAGGCTGAACCAAGTCATCTTCCCCGTCAGCTACAACGACAAGTTCTACAAAGATGTCCTGGAGGTGGGAGAGCTCGCCAAACTCG CTTATTTCAATGACATTGCGGTAGGAGCAGTATGCTGTAGAGTGGATCACTCACAGAACCAGAAGAGACTGTACATCATgaccctggggtgcctggcaccgtaCCGCCGGCTAGGAATAG GAACAAAGATGCTGAACCACGTCTTAAACATCTGTGAAAAAGACGGCACCTTCGATAACATCTATCT CCATGTCCAGATCAGCAACGAGTCCGCCATAGATTTCTACAGGAAATTTGGTTTTGAGATCATCGAAACAAAGAAGAACTATTACAAGAGGATAGAGCCGGCCGACGCCCACGTGTTGCAGAAAAACCTAAAGATCTCTTCCAGCGCCTCGTCGAACGCAGACGTGCAAAAGAGCGAAAACTGA
- the NAA50 gene encoding N-alpha-acetyltransferase 50 isoform X1 encodes MKGSRIELGDVTPHNIKQLKRLNQVIFPVSYNDKFYKDVLEVGELAKLAYFNDIAVGAVCCRVDHSQNQKRLYIMTLGCLAPYRRLGIGTKMLNHVLNICEKDGTFDNIYLHVQISNESAIDFYRKFGFEIIETKKNYYKRIEPADAHVLQKNLKISSSASSNADVQKSEN; translated from the exons TAGCCGCATCGAGTTGGGAGATGTGACTCCACACAACATTAAACAGCTAAAGAGGCTGAACCAAGTCATCTTCCCCGTCAGCTACAACGACAAGTTCTACAAAGATGTCCTGGAGGTGGGAGAGCTCGCCAAACTCG CTTATTTCAATGACATTGCGGTAGGAGCAGTATGCTGTAGAGTGGATCACTCACAGAACCAGAAGAGACTGTACATCATgaccctggggtgcctggcaccgtaCCGCCGGCTAGGAATAG GAACAAAGATGCTGAACCACGTCTTAAACATCTGTGAAAAAGACGGCACCTTCGATAACATCTATCT CCATGTCCAGATCAGCAACGAGTCCGCCATAGATTTCTACAGGAAATTTGGTTTTGAGATCATCGAAACAAAGAAGAACTATTACAAGAGGATAGAGCCGGCCGACGCCCACGTGTTGCAGAAAAACCTAAAGATCTCTTCCAGCGCCTCGTCGAACGCAGACGTGCAAAAGAGCGAAAACTGA